A window of the Sabethes cyaneus chromosome 1, idSabCyanKW18_F2, whole genome shotgun sequence genome harbors these coding sequences:
- the LOC128734931 gene encoding guanine nucleotide-releasing factor 2 isoform X3, translating to MATQKTERSSAQAAAGNDCDNGPTTPIPVGTPRNSGSSTASSTAGGINCTPTNATGGTPVNAAQSAAQSDSGGKSATENGAGEKAVTPGAPGSSGHKGSIRGNKLARRARSFKDDFLEKISQIRTPNSTMTRSHSPNSPRSGSTSAGSQRSSGGGKDDLLTATGKPVQDLAYHVRQVKNALTHFKDVILKNKLEMLPGNGTVVLELIANVHTALQSYTLNENSSALINATNHVYMSLGNLLKLCDEVLLTADNENCPSLSKENVKEIVELVDNAVNNLVNLANEKLSDKAAGSAGNANQTHSSNTLQRPTVDIAGQRTSLPDIPLTPRERDILEKTSLKTVRASHSTESILRDSSPPPKPPLPDRGQDPPPLPPKRKSQHSKNHSFHETSDCNSDSAFLGCGGLDRMSLRSRSPEDNSSLLSASAGSLDSALNHSREEEELRALTHDKTSLRLGQTPGHNSNVWDEADCSGMQLLSGGGVIAADNTALNNRNSNESGFESMYSLRISRDHQSSTAFKSAAYTSSSSSQMHKSESLMDAVSSGKIISMVSSQQQQQQQQQQQQQHQKIDTVVTQASGDSGDVVLTSTTTTEFTSSRRVEKASLSKVIQYGSIEANDEVFGTEHTDKPPALPVKTRTHSIRRERHPSMYDNVDETELERGSQDTFSNCSLHQAGFHTRQQLINNLPSKHISLIEPRHMNHFSEEPPPLPLKKRHIMAYMEIVHHSASQNQTEFTRHSVHTYNLSQHGGDQQLHHHLHQQQQHHHHHQTMSMTSGSSNHSITHSQTMNLSPSRVGPPPISPPSSPGLNVKPPALPPKRQRINSKTPSITSTPPPSPKVFSNDLPSSPSPSQYHTGTNSCSSPSPSSSSVGTLLPTPPPKNHSMLLISSAANSTPTNNQQSPGAANNSDQCQQPSAAITKIKVSPVSGDDQLLASNSSTTINTSISPNPSHHSQCNSFNNFNNNNSNNSSHSKLASNNLTGAVRPSEEDDYLHLSDTTTVIPAAGGAYARHSRSPSGGTKPNLNSPSNSSLLVNQSNNNNNNNNNNQSNNSSAIAEPISGGGSNSRSDRKSADDDEVEVVLRRNNKNGIALIEQQPPLNLMEELDVSNYLVFKKENEDGPDVKGGHPDALIIHATRVQKISDAYGEAFITTFRTFISPLELIQKLTYRYSLFHCQMIDAKQKAAKESFSLLVRVVNDLTSPDLSRRLLEILMNFVYQLVCAGHLTMAKLLRVKLIEKVTLYKQKLYKEPSTLAREVMTSPPTLLDLKSAEIAEQMTLLDAELFQKIEIPEVLIWAQEQNEEQSPNLTTFTEHFNKMSYWARSQILKQEDAKDREKHVIKFIKIMKHLRKINNYNSYLALLSALDSAPIRRLEWHRTITEGLKEYCALIDSSSSFRAYRQALAETNPPCIPYIGLVLQDLTFVHIGNPDLLQDGSINFSKRWQQYNIVVNMKRFRKGSYQFKKNEKIIGFLDNFENCLDEDAMWQISESIKPRGGRKTNATSN from the exons ATTGTGATAACGGACCAACCACCCCGATCCCGGTGGGTACCCCTCGTAACAGTGGAAGCAGCACTGCTAGCAGCACCGCAGGTGGCATCAACTGCACGCCAACCAACGCCACCGGAGGCACTCCAGTGAACGCTGCTCAATCGGCGGCACAAAGCGACAGCGGCGGTAAATCAGCCACCGAAAACGGGGCCGGCGAGAAAGCTGTTACCCCCGGGGCTCCGGGATCTTCCGGCCATAAAGGCAGCATCCGGGGCAACAAACTGGCCCGCCGGGCTCGGTCCTTCAAGGACGACTTTCTGGAAAAGATCTCGCAGATCCGAACGCCGAACAGCACGATGACGAG GTCCCATTCGCCCAACAGTCCTCGCAGTGGCAGCACCAGCGCCGGTAGCCAGCGGAGCAGTGGAGGTGGCAAAGACGATCTGCTAACAGCCACCGGCAAACCGGTGCAGGATTTGGCCTACCATGTACGCCAGGTGAAGAACGCTCTGACACACTTCAAGGATGTGATACTGAAAAACAAGCTGGAGATGCTCCCGGGCAATGGAACCGTAGTGCTAGAGTTGATTGCTAACGTTCACACGG CTCTTCAATCATACACGCTGAATGAAAACAGCAGCGCTCTGATCAATGCCACCAACCATGTGTACATGTCCCTTGGTAACTTGCTGAAGCTTTGTGACGAAGTGCTGCTAACAGCCGACAACGAGAATTGTCCCTCGCTCAGCAAAGAGAATGTAAAGGAAATTGTAGAACTGGTAGACAATGCCGTCAACAATCTGGTCAACCTGGCAAATGAAAAACTATCGGACAAAGCTGCAGGCAGCGCCGGCAACGCCAACCAGACGCACTCTTCCAATACCCTGCAGCGGCCAACGGTGGACATCGCCGGTCAGCGAACGTCGCTGCCGGACATTCCACTGACACCGCGGGAGCGGGACATTTTGGAGAAAACTTCGCTCAAAACCGTTCGCGCTTCCCACAGTACCGAAAGTATCCTACGCGATTCTAGTCCCCCGCCGAAGCCGCCACTTCCAGATCGTGGTCAGGATCCGCCTCCTTTGCCACCGAAGCGAAAGAGCCAGCACTCGAAAAACCACTCGTTTCACGAAACGTCCGACTGCAATTCAGATTCCGCCTTTTTGGGATGCGGAGGACTGGATCGGATGTCCCTACGGTCACGCTCTCCTGAGGATAACTCTAGTCTGCTGAGTGCCAGTGCAGGTTCGCTGGACTCGGCCCTTAATCATTCACGAGAGGAGGAAGAACTGCGAGCGCTTACCCATGACAAAACATCTCTGCGGTTAGGGCAAACTCCCGGTCACAACTCAAAT GTTTGGGACGAAGCGGACTGCAGTGGAATGCAGCTGTTGAGTGGTGGCGGTGTTATTGCAGCCGACAACACAGCTCTCAATAATCGTAACTCGAATGAATCGGGCTTCGAATCGATGTACTCACTGCGAATAAGCCGGGATCACCAGAGTAGTACAGCGTTCAAATCGGCTGCATACACTAGCAGTAGTAGTTCACAAATGCATAAGTCGGAATCGCTGATGGATGCTGTAAGTTCCGGAAAAATAATTTCCATGGTTAGCAgccagcaacaacagcagcagcaacaacaacagcagcaacagcatcaAAAGATTGATACTGTTGTGACGCAAGCCAGTGGAGACAGCGGAGATGTAGTATTGACTTCGACGACCACTACGGAGTTCACCAGTAGCCGTAGAGTGGAAAAGGCCAGCCTGTCGAAGGTTATACAGTATGGTAGCATTGAAGCAAACGATGAAGTGTTTGGAACTGAACATACTGATAAACCACCGGCGCTGCCGGTTAAGACCCGAACTCACAGTATAAGAAGAGAACGCCATCCGTCGATGTACGACAACGTCGATGAAACAGAACTGGAAAGAGG TTCGCAGGATACCTTCAGCAATTGCTCGCTGCATCAGGCCGGCTTCCACACCCGACAGCAGTTGATCAACAATCTGCCGAGCAAACATATCAGTTTGATCGAACCGCGCCATATGAATCATTTCAGCGAAGAGCCACCACCTTTACCGCTAAAGAAACGGCACA TAATGGCATACATGGAGATTGTGCACCATAGTGCATCACAGAATCAAACGGAGTTTACACGTCACTCGGTACATACGTATAATTTATCCCAGCACGGCGGCGATCAACAGCTTCACCATCACcttcaccagcagcagcagcatcatcaccatcaccaaACGATGTCGATGACAAGCGGTTCAAGCAATCACAGTATTACCCACAGTCAAACAATGAA CCTGTCACCGTCGCGCGTGGGACCGCCACCGATATCACCGCCGAGTTCGCCTGGCCTAAACGTAAAGCCACCGGCGCTTCCCCCGAAGCGCCAACGAATCAACAGCAAAACGCCAAGTATCACCTCTACACCGCCGCCTAGTCCCAAAGTATTTAGCAACGATCTGCCGTCGTCTCCCTCACCGTCACAGTATCACACTGGCACCAACAGCTGCTCATCTCCATCGCCATCGTCTTCATCCGTGGGCACGCTACTACCAACACCTCCGCCAAAGAATCACTCAATGCTGCTAATCTCCTCTGCCGCTAACAGTACGCCCACTAATAATCAACAGTCACCGGGAGCGGCGAACAACAGCGACCAGTGTCAGCAGCCATCGGCAGCCATAACCAAAATCAAGGTATCGCCCGTATCCGGTGACGATCAGCTTCTAGCCTCTAACTCTAGTACTACTATCAACACCTCTATCTCTCCAAATCCTTCGCATCACTCGCAGTGTAACAGTTTCAATAActttaacaacaacaacagcaacaatagTAGCCATAGTAAGTTAGCTAGCAATAATCTCACGGGGGCCGTTCGACCATCCGAAGAGGACGATTATCTCCATCTGAGCGATACGACGACGGTGATTCCTGCTGCGGGAGGAGCATACGCGCGCCACTCGCGATCACCTTCGGGCGGTACAAAGCCGAATCTCAACAGTCCTAGTAATAGTAGTCTTCTAGTCAACcagagcaacaacaacaacaacaacaacaacaacaatcagAGCAATAACAGTAGTGCAATAGCAGAACCTATCTCCGGCGGCGGTAGTAACAGCCGCAGTGACCGAAAGAGCGCTGACGATGACGAGGTTGAGGTGGTACTTAGACGCAATAACAAG aaCGGGATCGCCTTGATCGAACAGCAACCGCCTCTCAATCTGATGGAGGAGCTGGATGTGAGCaattatttagtttttaaaaaggAGAACGAGGACGGTCCGGACGTTAAGGGTGGCCATCCGGATGCACTCATCATACACGCCACCAGAGTGCAGAAGATTTCCGATG CATATGGTGAAGCATTTATCACGACTTTCCGCACCTTCATCTCTCCGCTGGAACTAATTCAGAAGTTAACCTACCGATACTCGCTGTTCCACTGTCAGATGATCGACGCGAAACAGAAAGCCGCTAAAGAATCATTCTCGCTGTTGGTGCGGGTAGTTAACGACCTAAC AAGCCCGGATCTTTCCCGTCGGCTGCTGGAGATTCTGATGAATTTCGTCTATCAATTGGTCTGCGCCGGACATCTTACCATGGCCAAGCTGCTACGGGTAAAGTTGATCGAGAAGGTAACGCTGTACAAACAGAAACTATACAAGGAGCCCAGTACGCTAGCGCGGGAGGTAATGACCTCGCCGCCCACTCTGCTGGATCTAAAGTCGGCCGAAATTGCCGAACAGATGACCCTGCTCGATGCGGAGCTGTTCCAGAAGATCGAAATTCCGGAGGTGCTCATTTGGGCCCAGGAACAGAACGAAGAACAGTCGCCAAATTTGACCACCTTTACGGAGCATTTCAACAAGATGTCCTATTG ggCGCGGTCGCAAATTTTAAAACAGGAAGATGCCAAAGATAGGGAAAAACATGTGATTAAGTTTATCAAGATAATGAAACATTTACGGAAGATCAATAACTACAACTCGTACTTGGCGCTGCTGTCGGCGCTGGATTCTGCGCCGATCAGGCG